The following coding sequences are from one Panicum hallii strain FIL2 chromosome 5, PHallii_v3.1, whole genome shotgun sequence window:
- the LOC112891426 gene encoding PRA1 family protein F3-like — protein sequence MSRYGTIPTSSSTGGGAPLGGASPLDFISRAKARGASVLATRQPWRELGDVHAIGLPPSLGDAYLRVRANLAHFAMNYAIVVLVVVFLSLLWHPVSLIVFLVCMLAWLVLYFLRDEPLVLFGRVVADGYVLAALAVVTLGLLLLTDATANILSSLLIGLVLVVLHAALHKAEDNADDEVGRWYAPVPQQTSH from the coding sequence atgtcCAGGTACGGCACCATCCCCACCTCTTCCTCcacgggcggcggggcgccccTCGGGGGCGCCTCCCCGCTCGACTTCATCTCCCGCGCCAAGGCCCGGGGCGCCTCGGTGCTGGCCACGCGCCAGCCCTGGCGCGAGCTCGGGGACGTCCACGCCATCGGCCTGCCCCCGAGCCTCGGCGACGCCTACCTACGCGTGCGCGCCAACCTCGCCCACTTCGCCATGAACTACGCCatcgtcgtcctcgtcgtcgtcttcctctccCTGCTCTGGCACCCCGTCTCCCTCATCGTCTTCCTCGTCTGCATGCTCGCCTGGCTCGTCCTCTACTTCCTCCGCGACGAGCCGCTCGTCCTCTTTGGCCGCGTCGTCGCGGACGGGTACGTCCTCGCCGCGCTCGCCGTCGTCACGCTCGGCCTGCTGCTGCTCACCGACGCCACCGCCAACATCCTCTCCTCGCTGCTCATCGGCCTCGTGCTCGTCGTCCTGCACGCCGCGCTGCACAAGGCGGAGGACAACGCCGATGACGAGGTCGGGCGCTGGTACGCGCCGGTGCCGCAGCAGACGTCGCACTAG
- the LOC112893992 gene encoding putative transcription factor bHLH041, with the protein MDSSSWLHGYIGNAGGGNNGFMCGYAVGSCTPAELQYREEEQQQFLISAQIQHHLNQISMRMNMDDEASAYDVPSNDGGGGVSPPVGVHNTIGVDGGLLDPRHAGSFPSSSSSSSLSLPSASLSCSPESSAHVLAAPGAAATTACSQYLEVSSQVPLPPAVPYDHQQYANLHVPAPAAAMVPEPPATNTGAFKRYARHLGPKRPPKPGACGQRMFKTAMSVLSKMHAAARYSAQQQYYYQQAASAEAAAPPPSVNQLQHMFSERKRREKLNDSFHALKAVLPPGAKKDKTSILIRAREYVRSLESKVSELEEKNRLLETRLVRGDDSSDDGASKDAAAGNDHDSGAKVQVEITRAANEERPAVAEPRDLCTLKIAVSSPCNMTDVAVRTLQCLKEQIGDGVSLVAMSTSGSAEPSEAKNTTSARADLTLQIKSPPGWEEQPVKDAVAKVVADALTLPPAAPR; encoded by the exons ATGGACAGCAGCAGCTGGCTCCATGGCTACATCGgcaacgccggcggcggcaacaACGGCTTCATGTGCGGATACGCTGTCGGCAG CTGCACCCCTGCCGAGCTGCAGTAcagggaggaggagcagcagcagttcctCATCAGCGCGCAGATCCAGCACCACCTGAACCAG ATCAGCATGCGCATGAACATGGACGACGAGGCGTCGGCCTACGACGTGCCTTCCaacgatggcggcggcggagtttCCCCGCCCGTCGGCGTGCACAACACGATCGGCGTCGACGGTGGCCTCCTCGACCCGCGCCACGCCGGCAGCTTCccgtcctcgtcgtcgtcctcctcgctCTCGCTGCCCTCCGCGTCGCTCTCCTGCAGCCCCGAGAGCTCGGCGCACGTCCTCGCCGCGCCGGGAGCGGCGGCGACTACCGCCTGCAGCCAGTACCTGGAGGTGTCCTCCCAGGTGCCGTTGCCACCCGCGGTGCCCTACGACCACCAACAGTACGCCAACCTCCACgtcccggcgccggcggcggcaatggtgccggagccgccggccaccaACACCGGTGCGTTCAAGCGCTACGCGCGGCACCTCGGCCCCAAGAGGCCGCCCAAGCCGGGCGCGTGCGGCCAGAGGATGTTCAAGACGGCCATGTCGGTGCTGTCCAAGATGCACGCGGCGGCGAGGTATAGCGCCCAGCAGCAGTACTACTACCAGCAGGCGGCGtccgccgaggcggcggcgccgccgccgtcggtgaACCAGCTGCAGCACATGTTCTCCGAGCGCAAGCGGCGAGAGAAGCTCAACGACAGCTTCCACGCCCTCAAGGCCGTCCTTCCACCCGGCGCCAAA AAGGACAAGACGTCGATACTGATCAGGGCAAGGGAGTACGTGCGGTCTCTCGAGTCCAAGGTGTCCGAGCTCGAGGAGAAGAACAGGTTGCTCGAGACGCGGCTGGTCCGCGGCGACGACAGCAGCGACGACGGCGCCAGCAAAGACGCCGCTGCCGGCAACGACCATGACTCCGGCGCGAAGGTGCAGGTCGAGATAACCAGGGCGGCGAATGAggagcggccggcggtggctgaGCCGCGCGACCTCTGCACGCTGAAGATCGCGGTGAGCTCGCCGTGCAACATGACGGACGTGGCGGTTCGGACACTGCAGTGCCTGAAAGAACAGATCGGCGATGGCGTCAGCCTGGTGGCAATGAGCACCAGCGGGAGCGCTGAGCCTTCGGAAGCGAAGAACACCACCTCCGCACGAGCTGACCTGACGTTGCAGATCAAG TCGCCGCCGGGGTGGGAGGAGCAGCCGGTCAAGGACGCCGTGGCGAAGGTCGTCGCCGATGCGCTGACGCtgccgccggcggcgccacggTGA
- the LOC112893989 gene encoding translation machinery-associated protein 22, giving the protein MAAEKPAPVRVLYCGVCGLPAEYCEFGPDFERCKPWLRAHAPGVYPDELIASSSSGGGGDKDVDKVGERLQGVGISDGSTSSAAGDASASKPEEVKRLPGGKVKKKDKQEVVIEKIVRNKRKCVTVVKGLELFGVKLSDASKKLGKKFATGASVVKGPTEKEQIDVQGDISYDIVEFITDTWPDVPESAIFFIEDGRKVPAA; this is encoded by the exons atggcggcggagaAGCCGGCTCCGGTGCGCGTGCTGTACTGCGGCGTCTGCGGCCTCCCCGCGGAGTACTGCGAGTTCGGCCCAGACTTCGAGCGTTGCAAGCCCTGGCTGCGCGCCCACGCGCCGGGGGTCTACCCGGACGAGCTCAtcgcctcttcctcctccg gcggcggcggcgacaagGATGTGGACAAGGTCGGGGAGCGCCTCCAGGGCGTGGGGATCTCGGACGGCTCCACCAGCAGCGCTGCAG GGGATGCTTCTGCATctaagccggaagaggtgaaacGCCTGCCTGGTGGTAAGGTCAAGAAAAAG GACAAGCAGGAGGTTGTGATTGAGAAGATTGTCCGCAACAAGCGCAAATGTGTCACTGTGGTGAAAGGACTTGAATTGTTTG GTGTAAAGCTGAGTGATGCTTCGAAGAAGCTTGGGAAGAAGTTTGCAACTGGAGCTTCTGTTGTTAAG GGCCCAACTGAGAAGGAGCAGATTGATGTTCAAGGGGACATATCATATGATATTGTGGAGTTTATTACAGATACGTGGCCTGAT GTACCTGAGTCTGCCATTTTCTTCATTGAAGATGGAAGGAAGGTTCCTGCTGCTTGA